Proteins found in one Candidatus Amarolinea dominans genomic segment:
- a CDS encoding SIR2 family protein yields MSAFPWFSDLAEHLADGSLALWVGGDVPQTLTGVPTCQALAADLAQRYGLATGLPLAEVAQRLARRGQRWEFTDFLQRTLGAADHGPQSWHALLASLPVSHFIATAYDDLLARALRAGSRPFDHLVQAGQVALRTPRAVSLIQLYGWVAQPDTLVVTENDHLQLWENAAKKALLDRVRAILEEHHLLILGQDLTDPTFKQLWANTLGRFGALTPAAYAVAPGLSMAAQAVWEDRHIHILEDAPLAVVERLHELGNRPQSM; encoded by the coding sequence ATGAGTGCATTCCCATGGTTTTCCGACCTGGCCGAACATCTGGCCGACGGCAGCCTGGCCCTGTGGGTCGGCGGCGATGTTCCGCAAACCCTGACCGGCGTGCCCACATGCCAGGCGTTGGCCGCTGACCTGGCGCAACGCTACGGTCTGGCGACCGGTCTGCCCCTGGCTGAGGTGGCGCAGCGCCTGGCCCGCCGCGGGCAGCGATGGGAATTCACCGATTTCCTGCAGCGGACGTTGGGCGCCGCCGACCACGGCCCGCAGTCGTGGCACGCCTTGCTGGCGAGTTTGCCGGTGAGCCATTTCATCGCCACCGCCTACGATGACCTGCTGGCGCGTGCCTTGCGCGCCGGCAGCCGCCCCTTCGATCACTTGGTGCAGGCCGGCCAGGTGGCCTTGCGCACGCCGCGCGCCGTCAGCCTGATTCAACTCTACGGCTGGGTGGCTCAGCCAGACACCCTGGTGGTAACGGAAAATGACCACTTGCAACTGTGGGAGAATGCGGCGAAAAAGGCGCTGCTCGACCGTGTGCGCGCCATTCTGGAGGAGCATCATCTGCTGATTCTGGGGCAAGACCTGACCGATCCCACGTTCAAGCAACTGTGGGCCAACACCCTGGGCCGTTTCGGCGCGCTGACGCCTGCTGCCTATGCCGTGGCGCCTGGCCTGTCAATGGCAGCGCAGGCGGTCTGGGAAGATCGCCATATCCACATCTTGGAGGACGCGCCGTTGGCCGTGGTGGAACGGCTGCACGAACTCGGGAACCGCCCCCAAAGCATGTAG
- a CDS encoding DUF11 domain-containing protein: MSPDPNFDLISDPDATPAPAVVQLTLAAAPPQVEPAGVVTYTVVITNTLADRDLSGLVVSDTLPLELAYWPAGEGNFSYVEAERRLEWAIGQLAAGATLTGTFQAQALAEVSGQVITNTAALVGAGVQASAAITITAAPCLGEDCAPTPTAEPPTATPTATEEPPPCQDEECTPTPTATPPPCQDDEECTPTPTATWTPTATPTPTATPSSCQDDEGCTPTPTATWTPGPGLDEVWAMPDQESRLQSRDGRVVLTIPAGAVSTPTMLRYTPHESDPDQPANLVFLFELSATEISGLPVTQFAVGLTLRYRDPAAGDEQTPWPPGASLFFQDAADGRWVVLPTSVEQEQRQLITTL, translated from the coding sequence ATGTCCCCTGATCCCAATTTCGATCTCATTTCCGATCCCGATGCGACGCCGGCACCTGCGGTCGTGCAGTTGACGCTGGCTGCGGCGCCGCCACAGGTGGAGCCGGCCGGGGTGGTGACTTACACGGTGGTCATCACCAACACCCTGGCCGACCGCGACCTGAGCGGGCTGGTGGTGAGCGACACCCTGCCGCTGGAGCTGGCCTACTGGCCGGCCGGCGAGGGGAATTTCAGCTACGTTGAGGCCGAACGCCGGCTGGAATGGGCCATCGGTCAACTGGCTGCGGGCGCGACGCTGACCGGCACGTTCCAGGCGCAGGCGCTGGCGGAGGTCAGCGGCCAGGTCATCACCAACACCGCGGCCCTGGTGGGCGCGGGAGTGCAGGCCAGTGCGGCGATCACAATCACCGCGGCGCCCTGCCTGGGCGAGGACTGTGCGCCGACGCCCACGGCCGAGCCGCCGACCGCCACGCCGACGGCCACGGAAGAACCACCGCCCTGCCAGGACGAGGAGTGTACGCCGACGCCGACGGCCACACCACCGCCCTGCCAGGATGATGAGGAGTGTACGCCAACGCCGACCGCCACCTGGACGCCGACGGCGACGCCAACGCCGACGGCCACACCGTCATCCTGCCAGGATGATGAGGGGTGTACGCCGACGCCGACGGCCACCTGGACGCCGGGGCCGGGGCTGGATGAGGTGTGGGCGATGCCTGACCAGGAGAGCCGGTTGCAGAGCCGCGATGGGCGGGTGGTGCTCACCATTCCGGCCGGAGCGGTCAGTACACCAACCATGCTGCGCTACACGCCGCACGAGAGCGATCCCGATCAGCCGGCGAATCTCGTTTTCTTGTTCGAGTTGAGCGCCACGGAGATCTCGGGGCTGCCGGTGACGCAGTTTGCGGTGGGGTTGACGCTGCGCTATCGCGATCCGGCAGCCGGCGATGAGCAAACACCCTGGCCGCCGGGCGCTTCGCTGTTCTTCCAGGATGCGGCCGACGGGCGTTGGGTGGTGTTGCCAACGAGCGTGGAACAGGAACAAAGACAACTAATCACTACGCTTTGA
- a CDS encoding CoA transferase has translation MTEALAGPLCAMMLGDLGADVLKIERPGSGDMSRGWAPPYVGTESAYFLSTNRNKRSMTLNLKHPAAQAVLHQLVRTADVFVVNQPSLESLRKLAADPDTLWAINPRLVYCAVSGFGLTGPEAGQGGYDVVAQARSGLMALTGEPGSGPMRYPIPLSDATCGVYSVIGILSALRVREQTGRGQLVDMALLDGQVSWLTHVAGAYFATGQRPSKIGNTHATIVPYQSFRARDKHMVVAVGSERLWQRFCQTLAIEQTVGQDPRFRTNSDRLQHRADLIPLLAEVFATQDASFWLERLRAADIPCGPINEVDEALNDPQVVARGMIVEQEHPVVGPVRSVGNPVHLSETPVSYRLPPPSLGQHTVEVLRSLGYADEQIEQLRAEGAA, from the coding sequence ATGACCGAGGCGCTGGCCGGCCCCCTGTGCGCCATGATGCTCGGAGACCTGGGCGCGGACGTCCTGAAGATCGAGCGCCCTGGCAGCGGTGATATGTCACGCGGCTGGGCGCCGCCCTATGTGGGAACGGAAAGCGCCTATTTCCTGAGCACCAATCGCAACAAGCGCAGTATGACCCTCAACCTCAAACACCCCGCCGCGCAGGCTGTTTTGCATCAACTGGTGCGCACAGCCGACGTGTTCGTGGTCAACCAGCCCAGCCTGGAATCGCTGCGCAAGCTGGCCGCAGACCCTGACACGCTGTGGGCCATCAACCCGCGCCTGGTCTACTGCGCCGTCAGTGGATTCGGCTTGACCGGCCCCGAAGCCGGCCAGGGCGGCTATGACGTGGTGGCGCAGGCGCGTTCGGGTCTCATGGCGCTGACGGGCGAGCCAGGCTCAGGCCCGATGCGCTATCCCATCCCCCTGAGTGATGCGACCTGCGGCGTCTACAGCGTCATCGGCATCCTCTCCGCGCTGCGGGTGCGCGAACAGACCGGCCGCGGTCAACTGGTGGACATGGCCCTGCTCGACGGCCAGGTCTCCTGGTTGACGCACGTCGCCGGAGCCTACTTCGCCACCGGTCAGCGGCCCAGCAAAATTGGCAACACCCATGCGACGATCGTCCCCTATCAGTCCTTCCGTGCGCGCGACAAGCACATGGTGGTGGCCGTGGGCAGCGAACGCCTGTGGCAGCGCTTTTGCCAGACGCTTGCAATCGAACAGACGGTCGGCCAGGACCCCCGTTTCCGCACGAACTCGGATCGCCTGCAGCACCGCGCCGACTTGATTCCACTGCTGGCCGAGGTGTTTGCCACGCAAGACGCCAGCTTCTGGCTGGAACGGCTGCGCGCCGCGGACATTCCCTGCGGCCCCATCAACGAGGTGGATGAAGCCCTCAACGACCCGCAGGTGGTGGCGCGTGGCATGATCGTAGAGCAAGAACATCCAGTAGTTGGGCCGGTGCGTTCGGTGGGCAACCCGGTGCATCTGAGCGAAACCCCAGTCAGCTATCGCCTGCCGCCGCCCAGCCTGGGCCAACATACGGTCGAGGTGCTGCGCAGCCTGGGCTATGCGGATGAACAGATCGAGCAGCTCAGGGCCGAAGGCGCGGCATGA
- a CDS encoding HAMP domain-containing histidine kinase yields the protein MLHSLRVRLLLAIILVVLIAISVTAIVARQRTTGEFQRYVESGGTSTNRRFAFVLARSFTVNQGWSDAQAEVDRLAQFTDERVVVTDQRDRVVADSERALIGQPVHGNWPPPAAIMVAGGTRVGSLYLGPLTGPREADTAFLSALNRSLLLSALLAGLAAVAVTLVLSGRILRPVQRLTTAARRMEKGDLSTRVQVETDDEIWQLAHAFNAMAGSLSQQEQLRRNMVNDVAHELRTPLTNLRGYLDAARDGLVSTDGALVDSLYEETMLLSRLVADLQELAQAEAGRLTLMRQPVALVGLVEQAMGMLRPPADAKGVTLLVDLPSDLPQVDADRERVGQVLRNLLQNAFAHTPAGGVITVTAQPEAASVRVAVHDTGSGIAPEHLPHVFDRFYRADRLHSSQTGRAGLGLAIVKQLVLAHGGTVTASSEPGRGSTFTFTLPIATQS from the coding sequence ATGCTGCATAGCCTGCGCGTGCGTCTGCTGCTTGCCATCATCCTCGTCGTGCTGATTGCGATCAGCGTGACGGCCATTGTGGCGCGCCAGCGCACGACCGGTGAATTTCAACGCTACGTTGAAAGCGGCGGCACCTCGACCAATCGGCGCTTCGCCTTCGTTTTGGCACGCTCCTTTACGGTCAACCAGGGCTGGAGCGACGCCCAGGCCGAAGTGGACCGTCTGGCGCAGTTCACCGATGAACGCGTCGTGGTGACCGATCAGCGCGATCGTGTGGTGGCCGATTCTGAGCGGGCGCTGATCGGTCAACCGGTGCATGGCAACTGGCCGCCGCCGGCCGCGATCATGGTGGCCGGCGGCACACGCGTCGGTTCCCTCTACCTCGGCCCGCTGACCGGCCCACGCGAGGCCGATACCGCCTTCCTCTCCGCGCTCAACCGCTCGCTGCTGCTGAGTGCGCTGCTGGCCGGCCTGGCCGCGGTGGCGGTCACGCTGGTGCTATCCGGTCGCATCTTGCGGCCGGTGCAGCGCCTGACGACCGCCGCCCGCCGCATGGAAAAGGGCGATCTCAGTACACGGGTGCAAGTTGAAACAGACGATGAAATCTGGCAACTGGCGCATGCGTTCAACGCGATGGCTGGCAGCCTCAGCCAGCAGGAACAACTGCGGCGCAATATGGTCAACGACGTGGCGCATGAGCTGCGCACCCCGTTGACCAATCTGCGCGGCTATTTGGACGCGGCACGCGATGGCCTGGTGAGCACTGATGGGGCGTTGGTGGACAGCTTGTACGAGGAGACGATGCTGCTCAGCCGCCTGGTGGCCGACCTGCAAGAGTTGGCGCAGGCAGAAGCCGGACGCCTGACGCTGATGCGACAACCTGTGGCGCTGGTCGGGCTGGTCGAGCAGGCGATGGGCATGCTGCGGCCACCAGCCGATGCGAAGGGTGTCACTCTGTTGGTGGACCTGCCGAGCGATCTGCCCCAGGTGGACGCGGATCGTGAGCGCGTGGGACAGGTGCTGCGTAACCTGCTGCAAAATGCCTTTGCCCACACACCGGCCGGCGGCGTCATTACGGTGACGGCGCAGCCTGAGGCAGCAAGCGTGCGGGTCGCGGTCCATGACACCGGTAGCGGCATCGCGCCCGAACATCTGCCGCACGTCTTCGACCGCTTCTACCGCGCCGACCGCCTGCACAGCAGCCAGACCGGCCGGGCCGGGCTGGGGCTGGCGATCGTCAAACAACTGGTGCTGGCGCATGGCGGCACGGTCACCGCCAGCAGCGAGCCGGGCCGCGGCAGCACCTTTACCTTTACCCTGCCAATCGCCACCCAATCCTGA
- a CDS encoding carbon-nitrogen hydrolase family protein produces MQRFTAACAQFAITPMDATANIAKAGAWVQRAADQTGAQLIVLPETVTTGFVPTVGPLELWDAMDEIPGRLSEPIQKAAQAVGAYVVLPSYERGPQRGVVYNSAALLGPNGDVLGIYRKTHLFPTERINGPAAPGAGCSNGWSTPGHEPVVIQTPLAAIGITICYDGDFPELYRAEAIMGAEVIVRPSALLRSFEIWELTNRARAYDNHVYMVSCNAVGPDAGGNYYFGHSMIVSPIAHKLAQARGTEEVAFAELDPDPIKFITYGTPSPMIFDHLRDRNLAAYQNILTPAHSRFEPARRS; encoded by the coding sequence ATGCAACGTTTTACGGCTGCCTGCGCGCAATTTGCCATCACGCCGATGGATGCCACGGCCAATATCGCCAAGGCCGGCGCTTGGGTCCAGCGCGCCGCGGATCAAACCGGCGCCCAACTGATCGTGTTGCCCGAAACGGTGACAACCGGCTTCGTCCCCACCGTAGGCCCGCTTGAACTCTGGGACGCCATGGATGAAATTCCCGGTCGCCTCTCAGAGCCGATCCAAAAGGCCGCGCAAGCGGTTGGCGCTTACGTGGTGCTGCCCTCGTATGAGCGCGGCCCGCAGCGGGGCGTCGTCTACAACTCGGCCGCGCTGCTGGGGCCAAACGGCGACGTGCTCGGTATTTACCGCAAGACTCATCTTTTCCCCACGGAACGGATCAACGGGCCGGCTGCGCCCGGCGCGGGCTGCAGCAACGGCTGGTCAACGCCCGGCCATGAGCCGGTGGTGATCCAAACGCCCCTGGCCGCCATTGGCATCACCATCTGCTACGATGGCGACTTTCCCGAACTCTACCGCGCTGAGGCGATCATGGGCGCGGAGGTCATCGTGCGCCCCAGCGCGCTGCTGCGCTCGTTCGAAATCTGGGAACTCACCAACCGCGCGCGCGCCTACGATAATCACGTCTACATGGTGTCGTGCAATGCCGTCGGCCCCGACGCCGGAGGCAACTACTATTTCGGCCACAGCATGATCGTCAGCCCGATTGCGCACAAGCTGGCGCAGGCCCGCGGCACCGAAGAGGTCGCCTTCGCCGAGCTGGACCCCGACCCGATCAAGTTCATCACTTATGGCACGCCCAGCCCCATGATCTTCGATCACTTGCGCGACCGCAACCTCGCGGCCTATCAAAACATCCTGACCCCCGCGCACAGCCGCTTCGAGCCGGCGCGCCGATCGTAA
- a CDS encoding RHS repeat-associated core domain-containing protein gives MSELRYKPLRQAQGEPYDADGNRVKADFGSSTTVYIGAYYVKTTSGSSTTITKYYQAGGQRIALRVNGVVRWLATDHLGSTALTADGTSGARLSEIRYKPWGESRYTFGATPTQRRFTGQVLDNVAGGLYFYNARYYDPTLARFAQADTLIPNAGNPQNLNRYSYALNNSVRFSDPSGHAAVCGTSVDGGCGTTPPRSSRPVIVPLPAPTPPLGTPTPGQVTANQGGTANSWSWDALFSPDTMVTLYKGEGDIRDYAFGFVNTREGYSIYKVVGRNGQEYWVAAGSAAALRRIGLNPGVANSPGAMSAIRTAGRGGDGPFLLAGALASVGPNLIAHANHGDFWSWETATDLIVDGAGWLVSDLGGAAIGVGAQVAAPWAPGVAVILGEVGGSIGLSLAWDNWIAPGARALVRYHLPH, from the coding sequence ATGTCGGAGCTGCGCTACAAGCCCCTTCGGCAAGCTCAAGGCGAGCCTTACGATGCGGATGGCAATCGGGTGAAGGCCGACTTTGGCAGTAGCACAACCGTCTACATCGGCGCCTACTACGTGAAGACGACATCCGGCAGCAGCACGACGATCACGAAGTATTACCAGGCGGGCGGTCAGCGGATTGCGCTGCGCGTCAACGGGGTGGTGCGCTGGCTGGCGACGGATCACCTGGGTAGCACGGCGCTGACGGCAGACGGCACGAGTGGGGCGCGGCTGTCGGAGATTCGCTACAAGCCGTGGGGCGAGAGCCGCTACACCTTCGGCGCGACGCCGACGCAGCGGCGCTTCACCGGGCAGGTGCTGGACAACGTCGCGGGCGGGTTGTATTTCTACAATGCGAGATACTACGATCCGACGCTGGCGCGGTTTGCGCAGGCGGATACGCTGATCCCGAATGCAGGAAATCCGCAAAATCTGAACAGATACAGCTATGCCCTGAATAATTCTGTCAGGTTTAGCGACCCCAGCGGACACGCAGCGGTATGTGGCACAAGCGTAGATGGTGGTTGTGGTACCACGCCTCCCAGATCATCAAGGCCGGTGATAGTGCCGTTGCCGGCTCCAACACCACCGCTAGGTACGCCAACGCCAGGGCAAGTCACTGCCAATCAGGGAGGGACAGCGAATTCCTGGAGTTGGGATGCCTTGTTTTCACCAGACACGATGGTCACTTTATACAAGGGGGAGGGAGACATTCGCGATTATGCGTTTGGGTTCGTGAATACCAGGGAAGGATACTCAATCTACAAGGTTGTTGGCAGGAATGGTCAGGAATACTGGGTGGCGGCCGGTTCTGCTGCCGCATTGCGCAGAATTGGACTCAATCCCGGAGTGGCAAATAGCCCAGGCGCCATGAGCGCAATACGGACTGCGGGGCGAGGCGGCGATGGCCCTTTTCTCCTCGCTGGGGCTCTTGCGTCTGTTGGACCAAATCTGATTGCACATGCCAATCACGGCGATTTCTGGAGTTGGGAGACGGCTACCGATTTGATTGTTGATGGAGCCGGATGGCTTGTCTCTGACCTTGGTGGAGCAGCGATTGGAGTTGGAGCTCAGGTTGCTGCGCCCTGGGCGCCTGGGGTTGCAGTCATTTTGGGCGAAGTGGGGGGTTCCATAGGTCTCAGCCTGGCGTGGGATAATTGGATTGCTCCAGGTGCGAGAGCCCTGGTTCGATATCATTTGCCACATTGA
- a CDS encoding response regulator transcription factor, protein MNRTILVVDDDKKIVQLVSLYLRKEGYRVLPAFDGQEALEIARSQQPDLIVLDLFLPELDGTDVCRLLRADSRVPIIMLTARATDEDKLLGLDLGADDYLTKPFNPRELVARVRAVLRRTLPDDDTNGELHFGDLAISLVRREVAAHGQPVSLTPTEFRLLETLVREPGRAFSRSELLDRAFGFDYDGIERTVDVHIMNLRRKIEPQPGTPRYIMTVPGFGYRFEGHHAA, encoded by the coding sequence ATGAATCGAACTATCCTGGTTGTTGATGACGACAAAAAAATTGTGCAGCTCGTGTCGCTCTATTTGAGGAAGGAAGGCTACCGCGTCCTACCGGCGTTCGACGGGCAGGAGGCGCTGGAGATTGCACGCAGTCAGCAGCCCGACCTGATCGTGCTCGATCTGTTTCTGCCTGAGCTGGACGGCACCGATGTCTGCCGGCTGCTGCGGGCCGATTCACGCGTTCCGATTATCATGCTCACCGCGCGCGCCACCGATGAAGACAAGCTCCTGGGCCTTGACCTCGGCGCCGACGACTACCTGACCAAGCCCTTCAATCCACGTGAACTGGTGGCACGGGTTCGCGCCGTGCTGCGGCGCACCCTGCCCGATGATGACACGAACGGCGAGCTGCACTTTGGCGATCTGGCCATCAGCCTGGTGCGGCGCGAGGTGGCTGCGCACGGGCAACCGGTCAGCCTGACGCCCACCGAGTTCCGCTTGCTGGAAACACTGGTGCGTGAACCTGGCCGCGCGTTCAGCCGTTCGGAGTTGCTCGATCGTGCCTTTGGTTTCGATTATGACGGGATCGAACGCACGGTGGACGTACACATCATGAATTTGCGGCGCAAGATCGAGCCGCAGCCGGGGACGCCGCGCTATATTATGACCGTACCCGGTTTTGGGTACCGCTTCGAGGGGCATCATGCTGCATAG
- a CDS encoding SLAP domain-containing protein — MADSALQRQHDRAHGGRRGLHPGLRCGEPLAAGEAGKHGASGYTYDADGNRVKAVIGSDTTVYVGTIYEKKTSGSSTTITKYYQAGGQRIALRVNGVVRWLATDHLGSTALTVSETGGRLSEIRYKPWGESRGIPFGATPTQRRFTGQVLDEVAGGLYFYDEPALSFTVGEGLYAGNEWTPTGGRQTTVGIGFGGADLQLQQNQVMIGLVNPAGVGGGRIGTQFSAPGVRVLATSQAYLVEKGGADALGKDAFGRSAALEWEKWIPGGYIGSTWVSGARQAAAWANQWPIKVVP, encoded by the coding sequence GTGGCTGATTCTGCCCTGCAACGGCAACATGACCGGGCGCACGGTGGGCGGCGTGGCCTACACCCTGGTCTACGATGCGGAGAACCGCTTGCAGCAGGTGAAGCAGGGAAGCACGGCGCCTCTGGCTACACCTATGACGCGGACGGCAATCGGGTCAAGGCGGTGATTGGCAGCGACACGACGGTGTACGTAGGGACGATCTACGAGAAGAAGACGAGCGGCAGCAGCACGACGATCACGAAGTATTACCAGGCCGGCGGTCAGCGCATCGCACTGCGGGTCAACGGGGTGGTGCGCTGGCTGGCGACCGATCACCTCGGCAGCACGGCGCTGACAGTCAGCGAGACCGGCGGCCGGCTGTCGGAGATTCGCTACAAGCCGTGGGGGGAGAGTCGTGGCATTCCCTTCGGTGCGACGCCGACGCAGCGCCGCTTCACCGGGCAGGTGCTGGACGAGGTGGCGGGCGGGTTGTATTTCTACGATGAACCAGCTTTGAGCTTCACAGTGGGGGAGGGACTTTATGCTGGCAATGAATGGACTCCAACTGGAGGAAGGCAAACTACGGTGGGGATTGGATTTGGCGGCGCTGATCTTCAATTGCAGCAGAACCAGGTCATGATCGGACTCGTCAACCCGGCAGGAGTCGGCGGCGGTCGCATCGGGACACAGTTCAGTGCGCCCGGCGTGCGGGTTCTTGCAACTTCGCAGGCGTACCTGGTGGAAAAGGGCGGGGCAGACGCGCTCGGGAAAGACGCTTTTGGCCGTAGTGCTGCATTGGAATGGGAAAAGTGGATTCCGGGCGGCTACATTGGTAGTACATGGGTCAGCGGCGCGCGACAAGCGGCCGCCTGGGCCAATCAGTGGCCGATCAAGGTGGTGCCATGA